A portion of the Stella humosa genome contains these proteins:
- a CDS encoding M14 family metallopeptidase, with translation MDVLQSMTESFAVDYADARRKFAAAVKAHGGRMRSYANPNRGPRGEELATDTAWFGAEDAPTVMVAISGTHGAEGFCGSGCQVDWLASGALASVPAGVAVLLVHAINPHGFAWIRRVTEEGCDLNRNYIDFTQPLPENPGYDELADAYIPADLSGPVFEAAEARVRAYRETHGVHAASVARSGGQYRHAGGLFYGGSGPTWSRRTIEAIAADEKLADRRLVAVVDYHTGLGPYGYGELICDHTVDSINVRRAKEWWGESVTEPQLGTSSSVAKHGLGEIGWERMLGDRVSFIALEYGTFTPESGRIALRDDHWLHNRGPFDWDAAETQRIKAALRRQFYPDTDEWREMVLWRSRMVMRQGIEALARS, from the coding sequence ATGGACGTGTTGCAGTCGATGACGGAGAGCTTTGCCGTCGATTACGCCGATGCGCGGCGCAAGTTCGCCGCCGCCGTGAAGGCCCATGGCGGGCGCATGCGCAGCTACGCCAACCCCAACCGCGGCCCGCGCGGCGAAGAGCTGGCGACCGACACCGCCTGGTTCGGGGCCGAGGATGCGCCGACCGTGATGGTCGCGATCTCCGGCACGCACGGGGCCGAGGGCTTCTGCGGGTCGGGCTGCCAGGTCGACTGGCTGGCGTCGGGCGCGCTGGCTTCCGTGCCGGCCGGCGTCGCGGTGCTGCTGGTCCACGCCATCAACCCGCACGGCTTCGCCTGGATCCGCCGCGTGACCGAGGAAGGCTGCGACCTCAACCGCAACTACATCGACTTCACCCAGCCGCTGCCCGAGAACCCCGGCTACGACGAGCTGGCCGACGCCTACATCCCGGCCGACCTGTCCGGCCCCGTGTTCGAGGCGGCCGAGGCCCGCGTGCGCGCCTATCGCGAGACGCATGGCGTCCATGCCGCCTCGGTCGCGCGCTCGGGCGGGCAGTATCGCCATGCCGGCGGCCTCTTCTATGGCGGCAGCGGGCCGACCTGGTCACGCCGCACGATCGAGGCGATCGCGGCCGACGAGAAGCTGGCCGACCGCCGGCTGGTCGCCGTCGTCGATTACCACACCGGCCTCGGCCCGTATGGCTATGGCGAGCTGATCTGCGACCACACGGTCGACAGCATCAACGTCCGCCGGGCCAAGGAATGGTGGGGCGAGTCCGTCACCGAGCCGCAGCTTGGCACGTCCTCCTCGGTCGCCAAGCACGGCCTGGGCGAGATCGGCTGGGAGCGGATGCTGGGCGACCGGGTGTCCTTCATCGCGCTCGAGTACGGCACCTTCACGCCGGAATCGGGCCGCATCGCGCTGCGCGACGATCATTGGCTGCACAATCGCGGGCCCTTCGACTGGGACGCCGCCGAGACGCAGCGGATCAAGGCGGCCCTGCGCCGCCAGTTCTATCCCGACACCGACGAGTGGCGGGAAATGGTCCTGTGGCGCTCGCGCATGGTGATGCGCCAGGGCATCGAGGCGCTGGCGCGGAGCTGA
- the queA gene encoding tRNA preQ1(34) S-adenosylmethionine ribosyltransferase-isomerase QueA — MPSDIAIADLLTADFDFDLPADRIAQAPARPRDAARLLAIGSTLADHGVRDLPRLLRPCDLLVSNDTRVIPARLTGQRGAAAVEVTLHLQQAPDRWRVFARPAKRLRPGDEVVFAADLSAEVIDKGDGGEVGLHFNVGGADLLAALERHGRMPLPPYIRGGAEGEGDRADYQTLFARREGAVAAPTAGLHFTPDLLEALDAAGIARTVVTLHVGAGTFLPVKADRARDHRMHAEWGEVGQETVDAIAACRARGGRVVAVGTTSLRLLETAAAGGGLVRPFSGTTDIFILPGHRFQVVDLLMTNFHLPRSTLFMLVSALAGLERMKTAYTHAIGSGYRFYSYGDACLIERAA, encoded by the coding sequence ATGCCATCCGACATTGCCATCGCCGACCTGCTGACGGCCGACTTCGACTTCGATCTGCCGGCCGACCGCATCGCCCAGGCGCCGGCGCGCCCGCGCGACGCGGCCCGGCTGCTGGCGATCGGCAGCACGTTGGCCGACCATGGCGTGCGCGACCTGCCGCGCCTGCTGAGGCCGTGCGACCTGCTGGTGTCCAACGATACGCGCGTGATTCCGGCGCGCCTGACCGGGCAGCGCGGGGCAGCCGCCGTCGAGGTGACGCTGCACCTGCAACAGGCGCCGGACCGCTGGCGCGTCTTCGCCCGCCCGGCCAAGCGGCTGCGGCCGGGGGATGAGGTTGTGTTCGCCGCCGACTTGTCGGCCGAGGTGATCGACAAGGGCGATGGGGGCGAGGTCGGCCTGCATTTCAATGTCGGCGGGGCCGATCTGCTGGCGGCCCTGGAGCGCCACGGGCGAATGCCGCTGCCGCCCTACATCCGCGGCGGGGCGGAGGGCGAGGGCGACCGGGCCGATTACCAGACCCTGTTCGCCCGGCGCGAGGGCGCGGTCGCGGCCCCCACCGCCGGCCTGCACTTCACGCCAGACCTGCTGGAGGCACTCGACGCCGCCGGCATCGCGCGCACGGTGGTGACGCTGCATGTCGGCGCCGGCACCTTCCTGCCGGTGAAGGCGGACCGCGCCCGCGACCATCGCATGCATGCCGAATGGGGCGAGGTCGGGCAGGAGACCGTCGATGCCATCGCTGCCTGCCGCGCCCGCGGCGGCCGGGTCGTCGCCGTCGGCACCACCTCGCTGCGGCTGCTGGAAACGGCGGCGGCCGGCGGCGGCCTGGTCCGCCCGTTCTCCGGCACGACGGACATCTTCATCCTGCCCGGCCACCGCTTCCAGGTCGTCGATCTGCTCATGACCAACTTCCACCTGCCGCGCTCCACCCTCTTCATGCTGGTCTCGGCGCTGGCCGGGCTGGAGCGGATGAAGACCGCCTATACCCACGCCATCGGGTCGGGATACCGCTTCTATTCCTATGGCGATGCCTGCCTGATCGAGCGCGCGGCATGA
- a CDS encoding TauD/TfdA dioxygenase family protein gives MERARAMSGGFDVTPLPNSPFGGLLRLRAPAGPDYTRALIAAAEAEPHAIPAALAEYEGLLLVPGLHGMAQDPALLVRLSRLFGEEVENYHETLTEPTKVHETVPEILVVSNMPPASKPPPPLPNPPRTADGGLPMQYPHRRGWHTDQSYRRPPPDISLFFAAIAVPKGQGQTLFANCAGAYEALPAATKARIAHLDGLHVMPGSGRSPDAIRAGKTPKPLAPHEQPQRQPLVRIHPVTGKPSLYLCEEGQLDWINGPVVGMEPGPDGEGGGLIRELMSHLTQPQFTYAQDWDDGDMIIWDNRCLVHAATWFDADRHQRLMWRTTVRGNPGPEYAGERRSWIPQREAEPA, from the coding sequence ATGGAAAGGGCGCGCGCCATGAGCGGCGGCTTCGACGTAACCCCCCTCCCCAACTCCCCGTTCGGCGGTCTCCTGCGCCTGCGGGCGCCGGCCGGGCCCGACTACACCCGTGCCCTGATCGCTGCGGCCGAGGCCGAGCCCCACGCCATTCCGGCCGCGCTTGCGGAATATGAGGGGCTGCTGCTGGTCCCCGGCCTGCATGGCATGGCCCAGGACCCGGCGCTGCTGGTCCGCCTCAGCCGGCTCTTCGGCGAGGAGGTCGAGAACTATCACGAGACCCTGACCGAGCCCACCAAGGTGCATGAGACGGTGCCGGAGATCCTGGTCGTCTCCAACATGCCGCCGGCCAGCAAGCCGCCGCCGCCGCTGCCCAACCCGCCGCGCACGGCTGATGGCGGGTTGCCGATGCAATATCCCCATCGCCGTGGCTGGCACACCGACCAGAGCTATCGCCGGCCGCCGCCGGACATCTCGCTCTTCTTCGCCGCCATCGCCGTGCCCAAGGGCCAGGGACAGACCCTGTTCGCCAACTGCGCCGGCGCCTACGAGGCCTTGCCGGCCGCGACCAAGGCGCGGATCGCCCACCTGGACGGGCTGCATGTCATGCCCGGCAGCGGCCGGTCGCCCGATGCCATCCGCGCCGGCAAGACGCCCAAGCCACTGGCCCCGCACGAGCAGCCGCAGCGCCAGCCGCTGGTGCGCATCCACCCCGTCACCGGCAAGCCGTCGCTCTATCTCTGCGAGGAAGGGCAGCTCGACTGGATCAACGGGCCGGTCGTCGGCATGGAGCCGGGACCAGACGGCGAAGGCGGCGGCCTCATCCGCGAACTGATGTCCCACCTGACCCAGCCGCAATTCACCTATGCCCAGGACTGGGACGACGGCGACATGATCATCTGGGACAACCGCTGCCTGGTGCATGCGGCGACCTGGTTCGACGCCGACCGGCACCAGCGGCTGATGTGGCGCACGACCGTGCGCGGCAATCCGGGGCCGGAATATGCCGGCGAGCGCCGGAGCTGGATTCCCCAGCGCGAGGCCGAGCCGGCCTGA
- a CDS encoding NAD(P)/FAD-dependent oxidoreductase, with protein MAAHPLFADGFKTTPYWWEAATPARFDAPLPDETDVVVIGGGYAGLNCALTLARAGTRVVVVDAAEIGWGASSRNGGMVSGGMKVSDPKIEKLYGAEVANGIREDGWSSFTHIEDLIRREGIDCDYVRSGRFVGAHTPRDYAAMEARAPKLRAATGAVVEMVPRARQHEQIGSDYYYGGMVVEGTGALHPAKYVRALAGKVAEAGATLCSHARVEGIVREEGGFVVKSTRGTIHAREVMAATNGYTGPVTPWLRRRLIPVGSYIIATEPLPPEVTAKLSPKGRMFSDSKKVLYYFRLSPDGTRVLFGGRASFRQTTPELAAPVLHRFMTGVWPELAQTKITHSWTGNVAFTFDMVPHMGVHDGVHYAMGCQGSGVAMASYLGNQVALKILGRTNRQCAFDGLPFPTRPLYRGNPWFLPIVGSWYRLSDGIARWRAR; from the coding sequence CGTGGTGGTGATCGGCGGCGGCTATGCCGGCCTCAACTGCGCGCTGACGCTGGCCCGCGCCGGCACGCGCGTGGTCGTGGTCGACGCGGCCGAGATCGGCTGGGGTGCCAGCTCGCGCAATGGCGGCATGGTGTCGGGCGGCATGAAGGTGTCTGACCCCAAGATAGAGAAGCTGTACGGCGCGGAGGTCGCCAACGGCATCCGCGAGGACGGCTGGAGCTCCTTCACCCATATCGAGGACCTGATCCGGCGCGAGGGGATCGACTGCGACTATGTCCGCTCCGGCCGCTTCGTCGGTGCCCACACGCCGCGCGACTATGCCGCCATGGAGGCGCGCGCGCCCAAGCTGCGCGCGGCCACGGGGGCCGTGGTCGAGATGGTGCCGCGCGCGCGCCAGCACGAGCAGATCGGCTCCGACTACTATTACGGCGGCATGGTGGTGGAGGGAACGGGCGCCCTGCACCCGGCCAAGTATGTCCGCGCGCTGGCCGGGAAGGTGGCCGAGGCCGGGGCAACACTCTGCTCGCATGCGCGCGTCGAAGGGATCGTGCGTGAGGAGGGGGGCTTCGTCGTCAAGTCCACCCGCGGCACCATCCACGCGCGCGAGGTGATGGCGGCCACCAACGGCTATACCGGCCCGGTCACGCCCTGGCTGCGTCGCCGCCTGATCCCGGTCGGCAGCTACATCATCGCGACCGAGCCGCTGCCGCCCGAGGTGACGGCCAAGCTGTCGCCCAAGGGCCGCATGTTCTCCGACAGCAAGAAGGTGCTGTATTACTTCCGCCTGTCGCCGGACGGCACGCGCGTGCTGTTCGGTGGCCGTGCCAGCTTCCGCCAGACCACGCCCGAGCTGGCGGCCCCCGTGCTGCACCGCTTCATGACGGGCGTCTGGCCCGAGCTGGCGCAGACGAAGATCACCCATAGCTGGACCGGCAACGTCGCCTTCACCTTCGACATGGTGCCGCACATGGGCGTGCATGACGGGGTCCACTACGCCATGGGCTGCCAGGGCAGCGGCGTCGCCATGGCCAGCTATCTCGGCAACCAGGTCGCCCTCAAGATCCTGGGGCGGACCAACCGGCAATGTGCCTTCGACGGCCTGCCGTTCCCGACCCGGCCGCTCTATCGCGGCAATCCGTGGTTCCTGCCGATCGTCGGTTCCTGGTATCGCCTGTCCGACGGGATCGCCCGCTGGCGCGCCCGATAA